A single Xiphias gladius isolate SHS-SW01 ecotype Sanya breed wild chromosome 18, ASM1685928v1, whole genome shotgun sequence DNA region contains:
- the LOC120804298 gene encoding GRB10-interacting GYF protein 2-like: MEMERRKREDLEELQRRRRENEEREREAERLEMQKERAEEERKMQEAEQRAEEEKRANEQMALEMQHLFKERLQCNQVMAVQKYLVTRPRYTIGDLRAEQQRRREEAELKANFKCLASSGKSHEQSRRETLINNWVGQEKTDCETLQEDFRPTDSTRCPTAENASLKSKKATSKSSKLLTWLQKSLKSGLSSDKKQDRMERMREASRLRERYREQLASKDRCCSRLSEQIDGYCMSRNRILKKSIF, from the exons ATGGAGATGGAgcgcagaaaaagagaagatctGGAAGAGCTTCAGAGGcggagaagagaaaatgaggaaagagaaagagaagctgaaagactggaaatgcagaaagaaagagctgaggaggagaggaagatgcAAGAGGCCGAacagagagctgaggaggagaaaagggccAATGAGCAAATGGCCCTGGAGATGCAACATCTGTTTAAAGAGAGGCTTCAGTGCAACCAGGTGATGGCGGTACAGAAGTACCTCGTCACAAGGCCCAGATATACCATCGGTGATCTgagggcagagcagcagaggaggcgCGAAGAGGCCGAGCTTAAAGCCAACTTTAAGTGCCTGGCGTCTTCGGGGAAGAGTCATGAGCAGAGTAGAAGAGAAACTCTGATCAACAACTGGGTTGGACAGGAAAAAACCGACTGTGAGACTCTCCAGGAGGACTTCCGCCCAACCGACTCCACCCGCTGCCCCACTGCTGAAAACGCAAGCCTGAAGTCTAAAA aagcaacatcGAAATCCTCCAAGCTCCTGACGTGGCTGCAGAAGAGCCTGAAGTCTGGCCTCAGCTCTGACAAGAAGCAGGATCggatggagaggatgagggaggccTCCAGGCTCAGAGAGCGCTACAGAGAGCAGTTGGCCTCCAAGGACAGATGCTGTAGCCGTTTGTCGGAGCAGATCGACGGTTACTGCATGTCCAGAAACCGCATCCTCAAAAAATCCATCTTCTGA